The Toxorhynchites rutilus septentrionalis strain SRP chromosome 1, ASM2978413v1, whole genome shotgun sequence genome contains the following window.
TCGCATTTTTGAAACATCAGTAAGTCAAATGCAAGAGAGATCAACGAACGACATGCAAGACTCGattgtttcatttgataccaatgatCTTGAAGGATCGACCAAATCACAAGATACTACTTATAGCAGTGATGTAGATGTAACTGAACTTGTGTTCAATACAACGGACTTTGAAAACCTACGAAAAGAGATAAAAGAAAAAGGCAACAGTAACAGGATCAAATACAATGTCAAGGTTGCGGAATGTGGGGCAACTGCCACAAAAAGACTTTATAGTGGTGCTTCAATTTACGAGTGTTCTTTTTACATCAACAAGAAGAACATTGAAATGTGTAAACATTATGATCAACATAATATAATGCAAAGCAAAACCAAGGTTGGCGATGCTAAATATAAGCAACAAAAGCATAGAAGGCCTTTTATAGTGGCCTTAGAAGATTTGTTAAAAATCAAATATGAAGAATTCAATATCTATTGTATAATCAATATAAATTCTCATAATTGCAACAAATCTGGCTGGCTATTTTATGGTGTCTGCGCTCACAAGACCTGCAGATCTTATCGTTTCAAAATTGTTTCTGTTACGGATGGTGATAACATATATAAAGTCGATGTCTATGTTAATGTCGCTATGACCCTGATACACGGGGAAAACCTGAAAGCGGCATATTGCAAAGGAGTAAAAAGaaacataaatatgaaaaaactgcAGCTCCAAAAACCACTTGAATTACGAACTAAGTTGAtcaacgaaaagaaaaaaagggaaCCATTCGAGAAGGTAGACATTGTCAGcaaaaatgtattgaaaaaaattagcagTGAAGCTAAATCGAAGCTTAACAGGGATATTGATGATTTTCAAGATTTGATAAAAATGTCTGAGGATAACGGATCTtatatcaaaaatgtgtttagaAAGCCCTTTGGTGTAATTTGTTTtaatacaaaaatgttcaaagagCTGAGAAAAAACAAGACTTACAGTCCTATTTTCTACATGGATGGTACTGGATCGGTTGTACGATATTCAAAAGCTGAGAAGCGTgttcaaatatatgttttggtCGCATACAATTACCGGTCAAATTTTAGTGTACCCGTAACAACCTTTGTGACTGAAAGCCAaaaaacagtagacttccacAATTGGTTGAATATATTTCGTGCTTCGTACGAGTCAGGCAGCTctatgaataaattgaataaaatagcgaGAATTGTTAGTGTTGATTGGAGCTGGTCACTGATTGGTGGATTGATACGGGCTCTTAATAATCAACACCATACACTACCAGAGTATATCCGAGATtgttataaagtttgcataagaGAACTCAATCTCAATTTCACTATCATTCATTTATGCTACAGTCATTTCATGAATGTAGTTTCTAAGGACTTGAAATCTGCTCCAATCAACATAAAACATAAGTTCATGGACTGTATGCGATTGGCTGTACGTGCTACAAACTTAGTGGACTTAATCGATCTGTTTATCATTATGACATGCATTTTTGGATCTGCAAATGAGAACCGAATGCTTGAGACATCACTAAAAGAACTAGATGCAAAAATTAATGATAGAACAAGCTTCGATTCAGAAAGCGCTGGTAAATTTGATTATACTGGCATCGGTGAAccagaaattctaaaaaaagatgAGGACAAAATCTTCTTGGGATCGCCTTTTTATGCGTTGTTAAaagaaacatttgaaacaacATTAAAACAAATAGATGATCTCAGCCAAGGATCACAGAACCCACTGTATTTCAAAGGATTCTTGGAAGATGTCgccttgaaaaaatacatgccTGTGGTTTGTTTGTGGTCAAATATAATAGTATCTCAAATTGACTCGAATCCGGATACTATTTCAAACGCAAGGGTTGAAAGCTTCTTCCGAACATTGAAACACAATGTTATGAAAGGTCAGCTCTACGAAAGAATAACACATTTTCTTCGAAAACTACAATCGTATATTGAATCTCTGTTCCACTTTTCCGACTTTGACATTGAAGATATATACGCTACTGATAAAGGAATAAGTAATGCTAAAAAACGTCAAGATGATAGAATCGCAGAATATGACAGATTTGTCGGAAACGTAGAAGACATAGAGGACGAATGGCATAGTCCATACTTTCAAAAAgatgcttcaacccacttgttcaagaagaaaaagaagcagGAAACTAACAGCTTAAACACACAACTtgaacaatcaacacagaagcaCCCAGATTCAAAGGAAAACAGTGATAACAACAGAAAAAGATCATTAGAAGAAGATTTAGAAACTACCTGTAATCTGTCCTCTATTCATCAATTCATTGACAAAGGATTTGAATTTCCAGTTACCACCAAATGGTATTTCGGTGAGTTTCCTTCAGAATATGAGAGCATAGGAGTAAGTAGTATGATTGTAagctcagaaatgcttcaaacgcTCGATGCACATACATATATGGATGGAGAAACCTTAGATGCGATAATTGCAGTGGCCATAAAAGAATGTGAGGTCGAAAGCGTAAAATTGGTATCAACTTACATGTCGAGAAACTTGTTTGATACAACTCAACTAAAAGAAGTATTGGATAGGAAACGAGATTATGTTTTACCAGTTCTAACCAATACATCGGGAGTATGGGTGGTTCCTTTGAATGTTAGAGCTGGGCAAGCACCCACCAAGCAAGTTGGAAGAGGGAACCATTGGGTTCTCTTCATTGCTGATTTTATGAATAGAGAAACTTTTTATTTAGATCCTCTCGAAACAGCATCCCCATATTTGAAGGACGTACAAGAAGAATTTTTGAAGGCAGTAAGCTCTATtcggagacttaaaaatcaaccATTTGATTCAACCAATTGGCAAAGCGGCTCGAAAAATATTGCGCACGACAAGCAAAACGACGACTACAACTGTGGTGTATATGTAGCTAAATATGCACAAAACTTTCTTTTGAAGAAACCGTTGACCGGGCTAGGAAACATGGATTCTGAGaggaaacaaatcaaaataaaactccTAAATACAGCagtaataaaaatttgtttatacTGCAGCAGcttgaaatcactaattttgtCATGTCAATCATGTGGACGGAGGTGTTGCAGTAGATGCGCCCCAAATATGGTGCTAAAAATTCCATCTACAAAACAATGTGaaatatgttcgaaaattaaaatgatataatttttaagtctcatcaataaatttttatattacCTTTTAACTTGAAGTATTTTTATTTGTCCAGTTTGAGTCCTTTCAGAAACGAGATAGAATCCTGTCGTCTaagtcaaaaatgaaaaaattgtcattCCATCGGCTACAAAAAATAGTTGCCATAAACCTCAACCATTcgcgtggatttttttttaaattttaaatggtTCCTATGATCAGataggtcaattccaacactccaccatctcaaaatattttcggaggatagtatgcttctaattcaaatgataaaattgacattctatcgcctccaaaaaatattagccttaggacttgtccattatcgtaaatttcttgaaattttaaatggttcccatgaccagatgggtcaattccaacattccaccatctcagaatattctcgtaggatggtatgcttctaattcaaatgataaaatcgacattctatcgcctccaaaaaatattagccttaggacttgtccattatcgtaaatttcttgaaatttaaaatggttcccatgatcagatgggtcaattccaacactccaccatctcagaatattctcggaggatagtatgcttctaattcaaatgataaaattgacattctatcgcctccgaaaaatattagccttaggacttgtccattatcgtaaatttcttgaaatttaaaatggttcccatgatcagatgggtcaattccaacacttcaccatctcagaatattctcgtaggatggtatgcttctaattcaaatgataaaatcgacattctatcgcctccaaaaaatattagccttaggacttgtccattatcgtaaatttcttgaaatttaaaatggttcccatgatcagatgggtcaattccaacactccaccatctcagaatattctcgtaggatggtatgcttctaattcaaatgataaaatcgacattctatcgcctccaaaaaatattagccttaggacttgtccattatcgtaaatttcttgaaatttaaaatggttcccatgaccagatgggtcaattccaacactccatcatctcagaatattctcggaggatggtatgcttctaattcaaatgataaaatcgacattctatcgcctccaaaaaatattagctttaggacttgtccattatcgtaaatttcttgaaatttcaaatggttcccatgaccagatgggtcaattccaacactccaccatctcagaatattctcgtaggatggtatgcttctaattcaaatgataaaatcgacattctatcgcctccaaaaaatattagccttaggacttgtccattgtcgtaaatttcttgaaatttaaaatggttcccatgaccagatgggtcaattccaacactccaccatctcagaatattctcgtaggatggtatgcttctaattcaaatgataaaatcgacattctatcgcctccaaaaaatattagccttaggacttgtccattatcgtaaatttcttgaaatttcaaatggttcccatgaccagatgggtcaattccaacactccaccatctcagaatattctcgtaggatggtatgcttctaattcaaatataaaatcgacattctatcgcctccaaaaaatattagccttaggacttgtccattatcgtaaatttcttgaaatttcaaatggttcccatgaccagatgggtcaattccaacactccaccatctcaaaatattctcggaggatagtatgcttctaattcaaatgataaaattgacattctatcgcctccgaaaaatattagccttaggacttgtccattatcgtaaatttcttgaaatttaaaatggttcccatgaccagatgggtcaattccaacactccaccatctcagaatNNNNNNNNNNNNNNNNNNNNNNNNNNNNNNNNNNNNNNNNNNNNNNNNNNNNNNNNNNNNNNNNNNNNNNNNNNNNNNNNNNNNNNNNNNNNNNNNNNNNNNNNNNNNNNNNNNNNNNNNNNNNNNNNNNNNNNNNNNNNNNNNNNNNNNNNNNNNNNNNNNNNNNNNNNNNNNNNNNNNNNNNNNNNNNNNNNNNNNNNNNNNNNNNNNNNNNNNNNNNNNNNNNNNNNNNNNNNNNNNNNNNNNNNNNNNNNNNNNNNNNNNNNNNNNNNNNNNNNNNNNNNNNNNNNNNNNNNNNNNNNNNNNNNNNNNNNNNNNNNNNNNNNNNNNNNNNNNNNNNNNNNNNNNNNNNNNNNNNNNNNNNNNNNNNNNNNNNNNNNNNNNNNNNNNNNNNNNNNNNNNNNNNNNNNNNNNNNNNNNNNNNNNNNNNNNNNNNNNNNNNNNNNNNNNNNNNNNNNNNNNNNNNNNNNNNNNNNNNNNNNNNNNNNNNNNNNNNNNNNGATCAAGAAATCatgtctatatattttttatctgcTTCTATAGAAATTTCCCACCctaattaaaataaacattagAGAAAATCAATTTGAGTATTTATGCGTCTGAATAAACCACAAAAACGTAAACATCGATTAAATTTTCTTCTACGCTTCATCTGATTCGCTACTCAAAAGTGTCGTTTGACTGACCGATGAAAAAACACTTTCGTACGAAAACGAGGATAGGGCAATTCGTTCGAACGAACGATGTTCGAATGTTCGAACGGATAGATTTCTTTCGTACGAAACCAAGGATACGAATGAGGCAttctttcgaacgttttgtgttcgttcgaaaacaagaataagggtgtttatttttttggttcGTTAAGTTAGTGTATAGAATAATATTAGGTGATTAATAGCAGTAATAGACGATAATATCTACTGTTTGCGCCACGCGGAGCGAGCGCATACGTGTTGCGACATGACCTGTCATTCCATTGCATCACCCAGAGACGTGCGAAAGTGAGATGAAAGCAGTATCAACACAACAAACGAATATCACCCGAGCTATCCGAGCGAAGCCGACAGGACAAATACCCCACCAGAGCAGAACATGATCCATTCCACGACGATCCATTTCGTTTGGAACACTAATTTTCCGTACACCAGCCGAAACAATTTCTATCCTTTTCATTCAATCGCATCACCGAGAGACGTGCGAAAGTGAGATGAAAGCAGTATCAACACAACAAACTAATATCACCCGAGCTAACCGAGCGAAGCCGACAGGACAAACACCCCACCAATTTCAGGGAGTATAAAAGTAGCAGAGCAGCATATGATCCATCTTTATAAGTTTTTATTCACCACGtgtatttagaaaccattagagAAAGTTATAGTGAaaatttggactttgaaaactaGTGTCGTTTTTTCCTACAGTAAATTTAGTCAGACCCTTTCCAACCGGAGTACTATAAGGATTGAGAAATGTGTACTGTGAAGATGTGCATCCTCttataaaattaatttagaGATGTGTTTAGAAGCGGTTAACAGTTTTAATTTCAACCAAGTGCCTAGAATATGATTTCAAGTTAAATTTTAAGAACATGCAAGTAATTTTGGAGCGTATGGGATTAGATAAAAACGAACTATCCTAGTATGAAGGTAATCAAAAGCCTTCTAATGAAACATCGAAAATCCGTAAAAACGGTTTGCTCCTGAGATTACTTTGCAGAATTGTTGGGATGCAGCGAATGATTTGATCGCTAGAGAAGAGTTGGATGAGCTATTCGAATTGAATTCTAAGAATCTGAAAGAAATTCTTGTAGAAATGGGATTAAACGAAAAATGCGCACCTAACTTAAAAAAAGTTAGGAATAACTTCGCTTGTAATCCAACATATAAGAAGTATCGTGCAGAACGAAAGGTGAGAACCCTTATAATTGTTATAAGCTTCCTGAAATTAATAAaactattttgaaattttcaatgtGAAATCATTTCCGCAGAATATTGAACATTCAATTGCCGCTGAAAGTCATAACGTAAGTGTAAAATATCAAATTGCTTTGAAATAGTCACGCCATACAGtaacttcaaatttttatagatcGATAATTTCAAAGAATGTTCTTTTGAGAATGAAAGTGCCTGCTTGCCACAAGACTGCGTTGGAGTTCATGAAGTAAGATGACATTTCTATTTATTAATTCATGTATTAATAGTTGTTATTTAGCagcttttattaaataaaacagATCATATGTCCGAAACAAACTCATCTCCTTCACGTGTCGAAACAAGAACATTATCATTTGTATCATTTGACACAAACGATTTCGAGGAATTGGCCGACTCTCAAAGTACTACTTTTGACGGCGTTGATAATACGGGAAAAGATAACGAAGTAAGATGACATTTCCAATTAATTATTCATGTATTAATATGTATTATTCTTCAGCAACCTCCATTCggatttttattgaaaggaacAGATTTATCGCGTGtcgaaataaaatcattatccgTCGAGTTTCCTGCAAAAGTATGTAAGAAAGGAATGGAACTTAATGCTCCAGAAATTGAATGTCGCATTTTTGAAACATCAGTAAGTCAAATGCAAGAGAGATCAACGAACGACATGCAAGACTCGattgtttcatttgataccaatgatCTTGAAGGATCGACCAAATCACAAGATACTACTTATAGCAGTGATGTAGATGTAACTGAACTTGTGTTCAATACAACGGACTTTGAAAACCTACGAAAAGAGATAAAAGAAAAAGGCAACAGTAACAGGATCAAATACAATGTCAAGGTTGCGGAATGTGGGGCAACTGCCACAAAAAGACTTTATAGTGGTGCTTCAATTTACGAGTGTTCTTTTTACATCAACAAGAAGAACATTGAAATGTGTAAACATTATGATCAACATAATATAATGCAAAGCAAAACCAAGGTTGGCGATGCTAAATATAAGCAACAAAAGCATAGAAGGCCTTTTATAGTGGCCTTAGAAGATTTGTTAAAAATCAAATATGAAGAATTCAATATCTATTGTATAATCAATATAAATTCTCATAATTGCAACAAATCTGGCTGGCTATTTTATGGTGTCTGCGCTCACAAGACCTGCAGATCTTATCGTTTCAAAATTGTTTCTGTTACGGATGGTGATAACATATATAAAGTCGATGTCTATGTTAATGTCGCTATGACCCTGATACACGGGGAAAACCTGAAAGCGGCATATTGCAAAGGAGTAAAAAGaaacataaatatgaaaaaactgcAGCTCCAAAAACCACTTGAATTACGAACTAAGTTGAtcaacgaaaagaaaaaaagggaaCCATTCGAGAAGGTAGACATTGTCAGcaaaaatgtattgaaaaaaattagcagTGAAGCTAAATCGAAGCTTAACAGGGATATTGATGATTTTCAAGATTTGATAAAAATGTCTGAGGATAACGGATCTtatatcaaaaatgtgtttagaAAGCCCTTTGGTGTAATTTGTTTtaatacaaaaatgttcaaagagCTGAGAAAAAACAAGACTTACAGTCCTATTTTCTACATGGATGGTACTGGATCGGTTGTACGATATTCAAAAGCTGAGAAGCGTgttcaaatatatgttttggtCGCATACAATTACCGGTCAAATTTTAGTGTACCCGTAACAACCTTTGTGACTGAAAGCCAaaaaacagtagacttccacAAT
Protein-coding sequences here:
- the LOC129775080 gene encoding uncharacterized protein LOC129775080, whose amino-acid sequence is MSETNSSPSRVETRTLSFVSFDTNDFEELADSQSTTFDGVDNTGKDNEQPPFGFLLKGTDLSRVEIKSLSVEFPAKVCKKGMELNAPEIECRIFETSVSQMQERSTNDMQDSIVSFDTNDLEGSTKSQDTTYSSDVDVTELVFNTTDFENLRKEIKEKGNSNRIKYNVKVAECGATATKRLYSGASIYECSFYINKKNIEMCKHYDQHNIMQSKTKVGDAKYKQQKHRRPFIVALEDLLKIKYEEFNIYCIININSHNCNKSGWLFYGVCAHKTCRSYRFKIVSVTDGDNIYKVDVYVNVAMTLIHGENLKAAYCKGVKRNINMKKLQLQKPLELRTKLINEKKKREPFEKVDIVSKNVLKKISSEAKSKLNRDIDDFQDLIKMSEDNGSYIKNVFRKPFGVICFNTKMFKELRKNKTYSPIFYMDGTGSVVRYSKAEKRVQIYVLVAYNYRSNFSVPVTTFVTESQKTVDFHNWLNIFRASYESGSSMNKLNKIARIVSVDWSWSLIGGLIRALNNQHHTLPEYIRDCYKVCIRELNLNFTIIHLCYSHFMNVVSKDLKSAPINIKHKFMDCMRLAVRATNLVDLIDLFIIMTCIFGSANENRMLETSLKELDAKINDRTSFDSESAGKFDYTGIGEPEILKKDEDKIFLGSPFYALLKETFETTLKQIDDLSQGSQNPLYFKGFLEDVALKKYMPVVCLWSNIIVSQIDSNPDTISNARVESFFRTLKHNVMKGQLYERITHFLRKLQSYIESLFHFSDFDIEDIYATDKGISNAKKRQDDRIAEYDRFVGNVEDIEDEWHSPYFQKDASTHLFKKKKKQETNSLNTQLEQSTQKHPDSKENSDNNRKRSLEEDLETTCNLSSIHQFIDKGFEFPVTTKWYFGEFPSEYESIGVSSMIVSSEMLQTLDAHTYMDGETLDAIIAVAIKECEVESVKLVSTYMSRNLFDTTQLKEVLDRKRDYVLPVLTNTSGVWVVPLNVRAGQAPTKQVGRGNHWVLFIADFMNRETFYLDPLETASPYLKDVQEEFLKAVSSIRRLKNQPFDSTNWQSGSKNIAHDKQNDDYNCGVYVAKYAQNFLLKKPLTGLGNMDSERKQIKIKLLNTAVIKICLYCSSLKSLILSCQSCGRRCCSRCAPNMVLKIPSTKQCEICSKIKMI